Genomic DNA from Parasteatoda tepidariorum isolate YZ-2023 chromosome 3, CAS_Ptep_4.0, whole genome shotgun sequence:
attcatatatcacgataaaaaaaaaatggtaaaaattttttttcttcacaaaaatactttattttcaaataactcacacaacaatattttaaaactattcgaGGGTATCCATCAAATCTTTGGTAATTTTGAAGCAGTCACTACAGGATTGTTTAGTTGCAGTAATCGCCGGCCTTCAGTTTTATAATCGTAAGTGCAGTGGTGTGTTTCTGCATACCTATGACTGGCACAAAAATTTTTGCCACACCTGTAcgatgagaaaaaagaaactagcgttagtttgcaaaataaaaaggttaTATTTATCCACATGAATTATCTTAagttttttacaatttgatcacgatgcaaataaatataaatttttaaaaaaagaagcatttttccCCCAATTAAAACTGcaacagaaatttctttttctcatggggtgttttccttttttaagatTCGATCAAAACttaactctttttaatttttatggacaATATTTGGaattattgcttaattttgtttcttgaaaTCTATTATTTAACCTCTTCACTACTGAAGTATAAAggaatatagcaaaaaaatattttacagttccaaatttctattttacggTCATAAGTCACaataagataaagaaaatatgaattatacaGTCAGGGGGCTAATAATATTAGGTACACTAACATGAATGTCAGGTTTtaactaagtaaaataatataaataatttaaattttaaattgcaacttAAGTAGGGATAATCATGCATAATGTTATATTAtggtcaatttaaaaataatgatgaataaatttaataattatttaaaaaattctttatgagATGCAATACTAAAAGAAATACCAATGCTTACCAGTGCATTACAGCATGAAATCTCAGTTTCAAAACTATTCTAATTACGCAAAccacacaaaataaataattattgaaaacaatctaacattaaatataaaaagtttaattcctgaaggtaaaatttcaaaattatgggaaaaaacacaaaaagttaaagttattaaatgtatgtaattaaaacaattaaaaaaccttaatagacaacaattaaattaaaaacacataaaaattttgttaaataaaccaaaaatttaacGCTTGTAATACTATGAGATTTCACTTGGATACTACGCTGTCATAAATTTCATTGTATATACCAAGGTACACATGTGGACCTGCATGCTCTTGactgtgtaatttttaaagattaagtaaatataaattttaaagcttcatACAGTCAAAACTACtaagtcaaaagaaaaatattcctttcagaataactaaattatataatatttaaaattagttacactTTTGAGCATGTGGATTCAgtgtcattttttgaaaatcacttCTGTTTATGTGGAATACTACCCAAATAATTTACACTTTTTGCATCTATTACGGAATCTTCAGAAAGCTTAAATATCCATGAATGTTTCagtgaatataaaactataaattttcttacagcGTACTTTTAGAAGTGAAGGTCCACATATGTGGATCAAGGTAATGAAGAGGTTTAAGTCTTATTGTTTAGTTCTGTAATTTATCGGAAGATAACATAGCCAAAAAAGAATGTGAGAATTAGTATAAccatgcaattgaaaaatttttgtgttaagaaataaagaataaaggcCGGCCAGACGGTCGAGCGGTTAGcctgcctgactgcgaagccaatggctgtgggttcgaatcccgctcagggtatggatgtttctttctgtgtgttgttctccattgtgtgatgtgtgaatatggctcaccctataaacgggtataTGTGGCAGTGTGTTCGAATGTTGATCTCCTCcatgacttaggttcacaggtgcctactgggtaacgttaaatgagtaatacttccggcatcttcctaAGGCAAAGGACATAAAATTTCAACACCTgccattagaataaaaaaaaaactaataaaaaataaaataaagagttataaatagatttttgttttcgattttgTCGCGACCATAAACTACTGAGTCTtacattactattaaaataaaaagcgcctgccattagaataaaaataaataaataataaaaataaaataaagaataaaagttataaagagatttttttctcgtttttttcCCCGCAATAGTGAACTACTGAGTCTTACATTACTATTGAGTCTTACATTACTATTTTCCATACATTCATgcactttttcatttatatagaagtatttatattaattttttacaattaatttaattctctaaaagtacttaatttttagaagCTTTTGCAAgagttagttatttttaacataattttttttatttatagattgaACAATGCATACACAAATTAAGCTTACCTGCAAGTGTAACTTGTAGCAAGACCTGTCTTCTTTGAACAAGTAGTGCATCTTTTGTAGgacttttttttggttttaattagaggtaatttttttcctgagctaggtctttttatttcttcagttGACTTGGGAGATATCTTAAAATTCTTTGCCTAAATaggaataaacaaaaattttcaaaatattttgtccttCCTGCtaagaaaaatcacaaataaaattgtgctaatttataatttatgaaatataagatTTAATAGTGAATGTGTTGGTCACAGGAagtcacagaaaaaaaaagggggcaacgcaaattcttttgaaattaaaactaaaaaaaaatttaaatcctaaaaaaattaattagatttctaatccaaaaattaacttcaagtataaaaggaataaatataaaaaaaattactgttaaaaaattagttaagtaaaatcttaaaagaaatattagaatGGTATATTGTAGAATAgggtatataaaaaatatgtgagtaattttaaaaatttttgattaagaaccaaaaaatgaaatgagttGACAGGCATTattcttgaaaaagtttttcctcTTCTTTGGTACTACAGCCCGGGACTGGCCAAGGCCGTTTCAATAAGTTTTTGCTATCTTGCCCTGTTAGTCACCATTGTCATACATCTTCCAGCAGCGATCACTTGGGAGCCTTTTCAATGCTATCTAGCCACCAAATGGGTAGTCAGCCTTTCTTATGGGCTccatctgatttaaaaaaagtcacttTCTTGGTTGGTTTGTTGTCATTCAAAGGTTTTTAGTATATCCCATTAGATGGTTAGGATATTTGTAGAGGTGTTCTAACCATCTAGTGCGATTAGCTTTAATGACAAGGGCGATACCAGGCTGCCTAAAGAATTGAAAAGTCGACTTCTCcgtcaaattacaaaaataaatatctataaaaaccTTTTACGATCAGTATTAACATATGGCAGTGAATGCTGGGCTCTCACTAATTGGAAGAGAACAAATTGATGGTGTTTGAAATTAAAGTCATGAGAATTTTTGGTACTGTTAACTAAAACAATAAGTGGGGTACCCTTTACAATTTTGAGAACAagttttttagttgaataaaaaaaagcaaagtttttttaaatttcattatttatttatttttgtaataaaaggaaGCAGTTAGTAATTGTTAGTAACAATGCATAAACTTACTaataattaactgaaataaaggaaattaaaacttacaatagatattaaatttgctttgtttTCTATTGGAGAAGTGTCAGgcgaattttctttaaaagctgaaaaaatttgtataaaaattaaaaacatccaaattgcaaaactacattttttttaaataaaaaactttcaccACTAACCTCTTATGCTAGAAGCCACAAGTGACCTAATGCCTGATTTGTCTAAAATACCAGGTTTCGTTTCTTTGCCAGCAACTGGAGATCCCAAGTCATATGACACATCACTGTGACCATCTAGCATTTGCATTAGCATGCTAGGTTTACTACTTGAGCTCATTCCTACAAATACAGAgtttttaatactgtttttcCACTTTCTTTTGCTCTGATGGAGTTTACTTTGAAATGGCTGCTTCTCACCGTAGTCTACACGACTCGATTTCTCGGGGGTGGTTTTGGGCCTGTTCTTCAGCCAGGAATCTAGATCAAGAAACTTTTGGGAAGATACTGCATCATCACTGGTCAGTGGATATCTTTTGTGCGTTTTCTTTGCTCTAGAGAAGTCATACTTGATGATTGAATCTTGGCTGGAACAGCGGCTCATGTTGATGGCGACAAGGCGTGTTGGCTGAGAAGGCACGCGTGGGACAGTGTCTTTTACAGAAGATGGGAGACCTGATGTTATATAAGGCAGAAAACTTGAGCTATTCTTCAACCCTAATGATGACTTATCTGGAGATGATAGGATGTAAGTAGAAACACTGTTTGAAATGAGATTTAAGGCAGCGTGTGAATCTTGACTGGTGGTTTTTGGAGGGCACTTGCTAGTTTCATTTATGACGTTGTGGCTGACAGAACTTGTCTTAGTATCCAAATCAAGAGAATAGAATGGAAGGCCAGATTGAGCATCTTTGGATGAATACTGTTTTGATTTGGAATCAAAAGCATCAATTCTTTCTAGAGGCGGTAAATGGAAACTATTCTGATTTTTAGATGTCGGCTTTCTTCTAACAGAGTTGTTTTTTGGATGAGCAGATGAATTTCGATCTTTTTTCgactgaaaaatacaaaaacagttcaataaaattgactgtgataactttatattttttgttaaatctaaaaaaacatttaacccTCTGAGCATTAGTCctgttttttttcaactattagcCAATggctttcaaaaatgtttttttcaatgttGTCCAGAAGGAAATTATGGTACAGCGGGGAAATTTCAGAACAGTTTCACCTAGAGGCTCAATGCTTGGACAGTTAATACACATTTGTTGCATGTTAAAACCTTTCAAATATAAGTAACACTATAATTATTGCAGAATGAATTTTGCTGgatacataaaataacaaaacaaagcaaatttatataattttaccttaagtaaactaataattaatagaaaagtcTTACATATTTTGGCATTATTaagtattgtaaaataaatattgttatattgaaataatattcagacatatttattcatttaattcactTTCACCTAAAAGATTTCTATTTTCAACGGGccttaatattacattttaatacctcacccatttaattttacatttcatttgtaACTTATTTAATCGAGAACTGTGGTATTGCTATTATgatgttttgttacttttatatatatgtggtattgcttttatgatgttttgttacttttatctTTGCTGCACTgctataattactttaaagttttagtttctCTTTCATAAGTTTTCACCTGCCCTTAAATAATTtagccaaaatttaaaaaaaagaaatagcaagTATAGCCCTACTTATTTTGTGATGGTGGTAACAACCAATAAGAGTTGAGTATGCTTTGGGGGCTTGGTTAGAGGAGGTGAGAGAAAAAGGAAGGACACATGGTTTTGGAGAGCTGAggttaagacaaaaaatatgaGGATCCTCAACAGCtaagttatattataaaattttctatcaccccttaattatttttttatttattttatatattagcaGTGCAGCttcataatgtataatttcatgttaattttttttatgtacctATTATTAATTGGAGTGAATGCCTTCCTGGAACAAAATTTGTAACTCTAAATATCTTAAATgatctatattaaataaatagttttaacacCTTGCAATTAGTGATCATTCTAATGATCTTGTTCTCTTACTTaagagtatattattttaaattgttattcatttttattcttatcttaATGTGTGTGGTGATGAACTGAACATCACCACAGAACATCAAACAATCATTTCTCACCCACTATAATTTAAGATTTCCATTTTTGgctaataattctatttaaaattcaaaattaattgccAATTTCGAACTGCAAATAGCTATTTCATCACCATTTGGCAACAACTGACGATTTTCTTGGTTCATTTCAAGCAAACccgaaacatttttattattctgttatgtttcattttcaagTACATCTCACTGCTTTTGCCtccttgaaaaaaatgaagtggAAGGacaatttgttatatttttataaatttgagtacaaaaataaaatgagatattatttctcaattataTCGTGGTTATTGCATAATCACAGCTTCTTCAATACATGATGAaccttttatgaaatatatataaggctatagaataatttaataaattacaagccacaattttaaaaattaaatatgttttaaagaattgcaaaataataattaccctATTGATGCTTAAAGCTTTTAACTGTTCTTGTAGTTGCGCTATTTTATCTCGggtaatttcattttctttcactaTTTCTTGATCTAATTCTTCAATGTGTTTAATAGAAGCTATTGATGATGTCTCACTGTAgatcaataataaaaacagtttcaaaaaatattcttacaatatgtttacagtaaaagataatttttagtttaatgatatgcaaaatcaatttcaattaaaaataggtGATAACActacataaatataaacaatgaactattttataaacaatctttggaaacaattatattataaaattataaacttaaatatataaataaaagtaatcttttaaaaaaattatgaatattattattatttaatttattaaatgtaacatTTCAGGAGGCAAATAAAAACTGCTTTGATgaccaaaaatagtttttgaactAAATATACTTGTTTTACCTAATTTATATGTACTAACTTTAAACTTCCAGTTTCTCCGTtgtattatttctcattttcctatcatgtttatttctttttctttgttttaaataatttaatgattaagtTATCTAAGCAATCTGTTCAGTTAATCtctacagtaaaatttttttaaacagaaaagacATCTTTTGCTGCCGAAATGttaaattcagaaataagaATTTACAACAAGGCTACTACATAGTAATGtcaagaaattttgaatcagtaatattttaagacaatataagctattttcttttatttattttcatatgctTAAActcattattcatttatatgatttgaaaagttaaaaaatcatttatatcaaacgatatattaaaaagaattcagaTGATATAGTAATCACACGATTTGATCACATGATATGGTAAAgttgaaaacatgaaaaaataatgagttaaattttcagtttcattgCAATGTACATTTATgatgtttcttattttgaatttttatgttgacaattacatttatttctaaagaataaaatcaaaCCAGGAATAAAACGTTTGCAGAAATCCGCgatttcaatttgaattaatCAAACTTAATTGAAATCAAATGAACACTCTCATGCGATTATTTAATGATAAGTTTGAGTATgaagaaaaacataaacaaaattattttctagtaATAAAGCTTTTCAAGAAGATTTTGAATTGTTGCAGGTACCTGACAGTGCCTGAGAGGGGAGATACAGTACAATCACCTCTTTCCAAAAGAGTATACATGTGAACTTTATCACCATCATGAAACACTAGAACAGTTAAAGGTCTTCCATTTGAACTACCAGCttcactacaaaaaattttgaacatgagtattctaagaaagtaaatatataatttcaataaaaaaaatttaccatgaTGGTTCttatcatttttagttttaattcagATAGAAGtgtgtaaaactaaaattttcattcttcatagaaaattaattaaatattttacaaaattgtatgaatttttaataatgcatagTTCTGTAAaaacaatgtatatttttacaataatgggCTAATGcaaggtaaaaaattaattgactaTATTTGTAAAACCTTTTAACTGCTTCcctgattatcccgagttaactggGGTacgtatatattgcaaatatttattatcccgatgAAACTTGGGCATATCAGAATTCGtcaatacattttgttttatcacgtttttactcgGCTGGaagcaaagcaaaaaataatgataatctgCGGTGATTGGAAGTTATCCAATTTATTTTCGGAGTTTTGCTGCTTGTGGGACTGCAGACGTGTTTTGTGTAATTGTATATACAATGGTTGatgaatttacatagaaaaaagagtaaaaaatggCGTTTGCGAGTGAAAGTAAAAGTAATGCAggtgatttttcagattatgaaaatatgaacatatacaaagactaatatttaacttttttcattaatctgggatagtaaactgatggtaaattaaatattttttacaaataagaaaactttaaaatttcgacTTAGAACNcttgtatttattaatgaaataaaaaaaaatatggtgatttgttgtatttttatttcttcaaaaaaattggtaagaGAAGCGTCTAGTTAGATTGAAtgactttttttctataaatatgatACAAAGTGGTTAAAGGAGTacttatattaaattgaattcagGACTAACACTTACTTAACCTCTTCATACCCTCAGGCAggttcagaatttattttattagttcccCCTATCCTTGCTACAAAACTTGCTTCGTACTGCCCAGAAAAACCAACCTGCTGCAACTCATTCAAAATCATTCTTTTGTAAGTCAGTTTGGGCATCCCTTTTGGTCTTTTTCCTTTGGGAGCTCAAGTAGGTGCATCATATGGTATCTTATTGGAGGGTAGTGGGCATTTGTAATAAAGATAGAGCAACATGCTTCATCAgcacttcaaaatttcatatttaaggttttaatatctttaaaaaaaaaaattaagttggaTATTTTCTCAAgccgaaatatttcaaatatataccTCATGCACTTATTTTGAAAGGTCACCAACACTTGATTCTCTGCTTCTTCTGTTTGTTTCTAGATCTCATCATATAAAAGAGTAGCAAGTACTGTGGATTTGTATACTGTGTCTCTTTGTCATAACTTAAACTCCAAAATatgtgtaatttcttttaaacatgtCTGTGCTCTGATGACGTGATGTTTAATATCATCAgtatttttcccatttttaataaaaattaagccaAAATAGTTAGAGGAatgtacataatttatttagttttactttcGATTTTGCacgtttttcatttataattagtgcatttgttttcattttgttaatgtaaaaGCCAACATAGATTgactatttgttaaaaatttatgtttttccttGAAGATCAACATGTCAAGATGACAAAAGAACAATGaattcagaattatattcacCAAAATATATTGATCAGTATTCAAGCAAAtgttataattgttaattattaatgttatatgtaactttgtcaaatattaaaaaaaaatgtgaacttttttatttcaagttataaCCATGGAGCCGCGATGGCCCAGGGGATGCCCCAGGTTTGAATCATAgcagtggctggttgatacgaattctgctacCGGCTCGcatcgatcacagtgctgacataaaatatcctcagtagtagacaactaacagtgggaggttttcctcccTATGTAGGGCAAATGCTGGCTAGTTACATCAAAAGGTCTTcctcaaagaataatttttcctaatgattgatctaggagtttccttgccttctgagttgggttcagaattacaaggttacagagGGTTGCACATAACACAGAAGGGTTGCACATAACACAGAAGGGTTGCACATAACACTGATAGTCTTAAATTCAGAATTGGTTGGATGTTCAacactggttataaaataaaataaaaagttatagccATGAATTATAAAACTCTGTTGCCATATAAttcattgattttcaaaatacaccgattaattattttaaaaaatcataaaccaGTACATgattaagaaagaataaataactaatttttaaaatccatatcAAATTTACAATGTAAATTTTCTCCCTCATGTCTgaaatgtattacttttttccagtattttttactgaacttatttttataattgttttcaacaaacattcaatttaaaatgcaaacccTTTGACCAACTATTAAACTGTTGCACATAACAATTCCCTCATTTGTAAATCTGCCATTATTtttaaggggtcacagtacccaaaaaatgacaaaaataccaatttttttttattgcttataataaaacttcaaactatttcaaatgcactgaaaaaaaaaacaatgtctctatctacatttttgaaaaagttatgaatgatttttgatTGTCCTAATACAGAATCTTGCTCTGCAGACAAACTTTAAACGGCTTTTTctcataaatcataattttgtgttttgatcttgattaaatccctaaggaattttttctatttaagataaagctttgaagtaaacttttttatcttaagtataatacacttatttaaactgtgcatggaataagcattttataaggtattacaatttttacagcatgttatatatacctaacaggaatttttccccttttttttctacttttttacaaaatattttataaaaaatactctaattgatatatcaataaatgaatgcacaaaattgttaagaagAATATTGTaagcactaagaaaaaaaaatttttgaaaaataagttaaaataaaaaagcctcagggatttaaaaattttgaattttttcaactttttttaaaattttaaaaaattcaaacagtttaattgttttttgaagataaattattgattataagttaaataagcatcctcaaaatgaatgattatacctttatttaaaaaaattgttgcaaaggtACTGTAACCccttaaaagagtaaaaatttcaaactgttttAATGGCCTTTCAATTAAGTTTCAGATTAAAGATAACTATAAATTACTATAGGGGTAGACAATAAAGTAGTAAAGTAATTGTGAATACTTAATGGacgaaacaaatataatatgcAGCATCAAATCATCAAGTTACATCAAATACAatcaacaattatttaaactaagtaaaaaatcatttatgttcAGTTATTTCAGTCAATAATTTTAAccacagaaaaaagaaaatcaattcagTTACAATTAGATTTTAAGAGTTCAAGCATATAattgcacaaatttttttaacaaaaaaaataataatcctatatttttcggttaaatttttaattgtagaactaattttaaaatgcatgtaaCATAATGTGAATCTTAAAACAGCACAAAACATAagtgccatttaaaatttttctaaaaaagaaacaacagcataggaaataaaattttggctTAAAATCTGTCAAtcatcatgaattttttttaaaaattagataacttTTTTATCAATCAATTTTGAACTCATTTCAGTAATGAACTAAACATAACGATgtaaattaacatgaaattttgaaaatcaatacttaatataacataagaaaaatgacaaaagGTCAAATTGTCcgctttcaaatttttgaataaatgcttcaaatcttaacaaatctataaattttcatcatttattatcaaaaacaattacttaacaatacgatataaaaatattaatgagaaTCAATCAAGATTTGtagaattcattaaaagtaaCCTGAAATAACTTTcaagataattaaaatcttatagAGAGAAATAAATcgatacaaataaaattaaaatggacaactaagtataaaaatgtaaataatataatttcaatatagaTATTAGTCATTACAGTtaaggaaattattaattaaatactgaaatCTTATACCTGCTCCTTTCAACATATTCTGCTAAATCTTTTAACTTCTTTGTATCTGAaactaaacaattaaaaccAATATAACCAATCAACacaattacttgaaatttaattattttagtttttatttactgaaacaaaactaaatagttATTTCTGAATGGCACATCTTAAATAAACAGTGATATAACATAACAAAATGTAATTGTGATAGAAAATTGCTAAAAGTAGATTGAATTTCTTAGTTTGAATAAACCTTttcattatcaataaataaatttttttaattaacaaaaaatattctaagaaaatatttaaaaaaaaccatttgtAATAGCTAATATagaaaattaccttaaaaaaatatttagttagtaagaaaggaactttttaaaaaaatagatttaaacaaattttacgacacaatatttcaactttgaaaaaaaattagcaatattgAAACAATGCTcttctcattaaaataaaaataattattaaaattatattacagtacaggtaactatacaaataaaataaatttaatacagatTATACAATACACATTCAAATTAACCGAACCTTGACGAGTATTTATAGGACCCCCTCTCATGcccaaaacaagttttaaagtaGCGCCATCTGTTATACTGTAATCTTGAAGGCATAAATCATCATTTAGCTCTTGTGATTTCCAAATCAAATGTTGTTGAGATACGGGTAtacctaaaataataaaatatataattcgtAATAGTTGtttcaattgtaataaaatatttaataaataaaatatatttttaaaaataaatgcaattaaaatttgatattataatCTGAAAGGAACATGctaaaattttgtgttattgaaaatttcgaatatcaaaaatcaagtattttaattctgaaGACTTAACACTTCGGAAGAAGAAGAAttgaaattatactttaaaagttgTATAACATAGATTTACTTCAAACAACGTTTTTTCAATAGATTTCATGATTTACAGAAATTTCTGTTTTGTCATCTTTCACTTTGATAAACATATCTAATATTTCTTCTTTCCCATTTTCATACTGctgatttttatcaaataactgcacaattcaatattattttggcaatctaaaatattttgtaaataataaaatattgctgaaaaatcaaaaaaaatctattcagcttaatgaagtttttttctattatcaGCATagcaaatgctgaaaaaatccAGGTTATTTTATGAGAACTAAACACTTCTGCTACCAAAATGTGACtgcatttaaattagaattttaaaattattaaaatttataatggaaattttcaagattttaaaaaaaaatttaaaaattcttacgcaaaataataaaacctaCCTTCAGAATATTggatttttgcttttattgatACAATTGTTTCCAATGGTGAACAACTTAGTTCAAAAGCACTTCCCGTAAGTGTTTCAATGAACAACTCCATTCGATTTTCAGTCATcttatctataaatattataagagaCAAAACTTaagtaatacataaaataaattatgaaacatgaaattaaaaaataaatattctaaaaccaAATATGAGCTTCTCTATACAATAAGAGATATATCTCTTGAATTTATTCATGTTGCTCTTCAAAAACTTTGTTGTCACATTAAACAGTCTAATGTCATTTCTAATGTTCTATATTTGTTGAAGTTAATCATTGACTGTTATATTAAACTTTGTCCATCTTAAGGCACTGCACTTTCTGCTCCTCATGAAAATGATGCAAATATCAATGGAAAGAAAAtcaacaattttacaaaaataaaaagtatttgttacacataactttttaatattttaagaattatttaattgctaCATTGTTTGag
This window encodes:
- the LOC107444203 gene encoding AN1-type zinc finger protein 4 — its product is MTENRMELFIETLTGSAFELSCSPLETIVSIKAKIQYSEGIPVSQQHLIWKSQELNDDLCLQDYSITDGATLKLVLGMRGGPINTRQVSDTKKLKDLAEYVERSSEAGSSNGRPLTVLVFHDGDKVHMYTLLERGDCTVSPLSGTVSETSSIASIKHIEELDQEIVKENEITRDKIAQLQEQLKALSINRSKKDRNSSAHPKNNSVRRKPTSKNQNSFHLPPLERIDAFDSKSKQYSSKDAQSGLPFYSLDLDTKTSSVSHNVINETSKCPPKTTSQDSHAALNLISNSVSTYILSSPDKSSLGLKNSSSFLPYITSGLPSSVKDTVPRVPSQPTRLVAINMSRCSSQDSIIKYDFSRAKKTHKRYPLTSDDAVSSQKFLDLDSWLKNRPKTTPEKSSRVDYGEKQPFQSKLHQSKRKWKNSIKNSVFVGMSSSSKPSMLMQMLDGHSDVSYDLGSPVAGKETKPGILDKSGIRSLVASSIRAFKENSPDTSPIENKANLISIAKNFKISPKSTEEIKRPSSGKKLPLIKTKKKSYKRCTTCSKKTGLATSYTCRCGKNFCASHRYAETHHCTYDYKTEGRRLLQLNNPVVTASKLPKI